Proteins co-encoded in one Girardinichthys multiradiatus isolate DD_20200921_A chromosome 11, DD_fGirMul_XY1, whole genome shotgun sequence genomic window:
- the ccdc90b gene encoding coiled-coil domain-containing protein 90B, mitochondrial isoform X2, whose amino-acid sequence MNAVLLRFVAPRVGAWRGFHVGTPSVTFDLRKVELTPLEQRKLTFDSHAMVLELEKSGLEKRQAELIVSALVTLTTANMDIVYKDMVTKSHQEIAVQQIMSHLDSIRKDMVILEKSEFANLRSENMKMKRELEQLQNRLKEESEKVRAETKLDINLERSRISDMFTDQEKKLMEATSEFYHKKADLENDNMEINKKIDLQVASLKTVLESLKLETIRYLAATVFSCLAIFLGVYRFWR is encoded by the exons ATGAACGCGGTGTTGCTACGGTTTGTTGCGCCGAGGGTGGGCGCGTGGAGAG GTTTCCATGTGGGAACTCCATCAGTGACTTTTGACCTGAGAAAGGTTGAACTGACACCTCTGGAGCAGAGAAAACTGACCTTTGACTCCCACGCCATGGTGTTGGAGCTGGAGAAAAGCG GTTTGGAGAAGCGTCAGGCTGAGCTGATTGTTTCAGCTCTCGTCACGCTGACCACAGCCAACATGGACATAGTCTATAAGGACATGGTGACCAAATCCCACCAG GAGATTGCGGTGCAGCAGATCATGTCTCACCTGGACTCCATCAGGAAGGACATGGTGATCCTGGAGAAGAGCGAGTTCGCCAACCTACGGTCTGAGAACATG aAAATGAAGCGAGAGTtggagcagctgcagaacaGACTGAAG GAGGAGAGCGAGAAGGTCCGAGCAGAAACCAAACTGGACATCAACCTGGAGAGGAGCAGGATCTCTGACATG TTCACTGATCAGGAGAAGAAGCTGATGGAAGCCACGTCAGAGTTTTATCACAAG AAAGCCGACCTGGAAAACGACAACATGGAGATCAACAAGAAGATCGACCTGCAGGTGGCTTCACTCAAAACGGTGCTGGAGTCCCTGAAGCTGGAAACGATCCGATACCTGGCAG CCACCGTCTTCTCTTGCCTCGCCATCTTCCTGGGAGTCTACCGGTTCTGGAGGTAA
- the ccdc90b gene encoding coiled-coil domain-containing protein 90B, mitochondrial isoform X3, with product MNAVLLRFVAPRVGAWRGFHVGTPSVTFDLRKVELTPLEQRKLTFDSHAMVLELEKSGLEKRQAELIVSALVTLTTANMDIVYKDMVTKSHQEIAVQQIMSHLDSIRKDMVILEKSEFANLRSENMKMKRELEQLQNRLKEESEKVRAETKLDINLERSRISDMKADLENDNMEINKKIDLQVASLKTVLESLKLETIRYLAGRRGNAVVRFWFWRNGAVP from the exons ATGAACGCGGTGTTGCTACGGTTTGTTGCGCCGAGGGTGGGCGCGTGGAGAG GTTTCCATGTGGGAACTCCATCAGTGACTTTTGACCTGAGAAAGGTTGAACTGACACCTCTGGAGCAGAGAAAACTGACCTTTGACTCCCACGCCATGGTGTTGGAGCTGGAGAAAAGCG GTTTGGAGAAGCGTCAGGCTGAGCTGATTGTTTCAGCTCTCGTCACGCTGACCACAGCCAACATGGACATAGTCTATAAGGACATGGTGACCAAATCCCACCAG GAGATTGCGGTGCAGCAGATCATGTCTCACCTGGACTCCATCAGGAAGGACATGGTGATCCTGGAGAAGAGCGAGTTCGCCAACCTACGGTCTGAGAACATG aAAATGAAGCGAGAGTtggagcagctgcagaacaGACTGAAG GAGGAGAGCGAGAAGGTCCGAGCAGAAACCAAACTGGACATCAACCTGGAGAGGAGCAGGATCTCTGACATG AAAGCCGACCTGGAAAACGACAACATGGAGATCAACAAGAAGATCGACCTGCAGGTGGCTTCACTCAAAACGGTGCTGGAGTCCCTGAAGCTGGAAACGATCCGATACCTGGCAGGTAGGCGTGGCAATGCTGTCGTccggttctggttctggagaaACGGTGCTGTCCCTTAA
- the alg8 gene encoding probable dolichyl pyrophosphate Glc1Man9GlcNAc2 alpha-1,3-glucosyltransferase isoform X2, translated as MAALADSWSWFVALAVGVSLLKCLFINAYHSTDFEVHRNWLAITHSLPVSRWYHENTSEWTLDYPPLFAWFEFGLSQAAQHFDRNLLQVENLNYNSPSAVLFQRLSVVFTDLVFIYAVRECCRCVQGLKGSQDVLNRPSFILAVLLLWNFGLLIVDHVHFQYNGFLFGFLLLSVAKHLQSQHLQGALLFAILLNLKHIYLYVAPAFGIFLLRSFCFTQDHRDSSIRWSSFRPLRLLALSSIVISVFAVSFGPFVVMGQLSQVLSRLFPFKRGLCHAYWAPNIWALYNTVDKVLAVLGVRLKLLDEAELPRASMTGGLVQEFQHSVLPSISPSITLVCTLLSVLPAVVSIWRRPRSNRAFLRCLLLCALGSFMFGWHVHEKAILIAILPLSILAVESREDAGIFLVLTTTGHYSLFPLLYTPAELPIKVCLMLMFTIFSFTALRKLHRLLSSQGPGFSAPSSGGRLPAGAGCCGDRM; from the exons ATGGCGGCGTTGGCGGACAGTTGGAGCTGGTTTGTGGCTTTAGCTGTTGGGGTTTCTCTTCTCAAATGCCTCTTCATCAACGCTTA TCATTCCACAGACTTTGAGGTCCACAGGAACTGGTTGGCCATCACACACAGCCTGCCGGTGTCCAGGTGGTATCATGAG AACACCTCTGAGTGGACTCTGGACTACCCGCCGCTGTTTGCCTGGTTCGAGTTCGGTCTGTCACAGGCGGCGCAGCACTTCGATAGAAACCTGCTGCAGGTGGAGAATCTGAACTACAACAGCCCATCCGCGGTGCTGTTCCAGAGACTTTCGGTTGTCTTCACCGACCTGGTTTTTATCTACGCCGTCAGAGA GTGCTGCAGGTGCGTTCAGGGCCTGAAGGGTTCTCAGGATGTTCTGAACCGGCCGTCCTTCATCCTGGCCGTGCTGCTCCTGTGGAACTTCGGCCTCCTCATCGTGGACC ATGTTCATTTCCAGTATAACGGCTTCCTGTTCGGGTTCCTGCTGCTGTCAGTGGCCAAACACCTGCAG TCTCAGCACCTGCAGGGGGCGCTGCTGTTTGCCATTCTGCTCAACCTGAAGCACATATACCTGTACGTTGCTCCTGCTTTCGGGATCTTTCTGCTGAGGAGTTTCTGCTTCACTCAGGACCACAGAG ACAGCTCCATCAGGTGGAGCAGCTTTCGCCCGCTGCGTCTGCTGGCTCTGAGTAGCATCGTCATCTCGGTCTTCGCCGTGTCTTTCGGACCTTTCGTTGTCATG GGCCAACTCTCTCAGGTGTTGTCGCGGCTCTTCCCCTTTAAACGGGGCCTCTGCCATGCCTACTGGGCCCCGAACATCTGGGCCCTCTACAACACTGTGGATAAAGTTCTGGCAGTGCTCG GCGTCCGTCTGAAGCTGCTGGACGAGGCGGAGCTTCCTCGAGCCTCCATGACAGGCGGGTTGGTCCAGGAGTTTCAGCACTCGGTCCTCCCGTCCATCTCTCCCTCTATCACTCTTGTCTGCACTCTTCTGTCTGTTCTG CCGGCGGTTGTCTCCATCTGGCGGCGTCCCCGCAGCAACCGGGCTTTCCTGCGCTGCCTGCTGCTCTGCGCTCTGGGCTCCTTCATGTTCGGCTGGCACGTTCATGAGAAGGCCATCCTTATCGCCATCCTTCCGCTCAG CATCTTGGCGGTGGAGAGCAGAGAGGATGCTGGGATCTTTCTGGTCCTGACCACCACGGGACATTACTCCCTGTTCCCGCTGCTCTACACCCCCGCAG agCTGCCGATCAAAGTGTGTCTGATGCTGATGTTCACCATATTCTCCTTCACTGCCCTCAGGAAGCTGCACAG attACTGTCCTCTCAGGGCCCAGGGTTCTCTGCTCCATCCTCTGGAGGTCGTTTACCTGCTGGGGCTGGTTGCTGTGGCGATCGCATGTGA
- the ccdc90b gene encoding coiled-coil domain-containing protein 90B, mitochondrial isoform X4 has translation MNAVLLRFVAPRVGAWRGFHVGTPSVTFDLRKVELTPLEQRKLTFDSHAMVLELEKSGLEKRQAELIVSALVTLTTANMDIVYKDMVTKSHQEIAVQQIMSHLDSIRKDMVILEKSEFANLRSENMKMKRELEQLQNRLKEESEKVRAETKLDINLERSRISDMKADLENDNMEINKKIDLQVASLKTVLESLKLETIRYLAATVFSCLAIFLGVYRFWR, from the exons ATGAACGCGGTGTTGCTACGGTTTGTTGCGCCGAGGGTGGGCGCGTGGAGAG GTTTCCATGTGGGAACTCCATCAGTGACTTTTGACCTGAGAAAGGTTGAACTGACACCTCTGGAGCAGAGAAAACTGACCTTTGACTCCCACGCCATGGTGTTGGAGCTGGAGAAAAGCG GTTTGGAGAAGCGTCAGGCTGAGCTGATTGTTTCAGCTCTCGTCACGCTGACCACAGCCAACATGGACATAGTCTATAAGGACATGGTGACCAAATCCCACCAG GAGATTGCGGTGCAGCAGATCATGTCTCACCTGGACTCCATCAGGAAGGACATGGTGATCCTGGAGAAGAGCGAGTTCGCCAACCTACGGTCTGAGAACATG aAAATGAAGCGAGAGTtggagcagctgcagaacaGACTGAAG GAGGAGAGCGAGAAGGTCCGAGCAGAAACCAAACTGGACATCAACCTGGAGAGGAGCAGGATCTCTGACATG AAAGCCGACCTGGAAAACGACAACATGGAGATCAACAAGAAGATCGACCTGCAGGTGGCTTCACTCAAAACGGTGCTGGAGTCCCTGAAGCTGGAAACGATCCGATACCTGGCAG CCACCGTCTTCTCTTGCCTCGCCATCTTCCTGGGAGTCTACCGGTTCTGGAGGTAA
- the ccdc90b gene encoding coiled-coil domain-containing protein 90B, mitochondrial isoform X1 has protein sequence MNAVLLRFVAPRVGAWRGFHVGTPSVTFDLRKVELTPLEQRKLTFDSHAMVLELEKSGLEKRQAELIVSALVTLTTANMDIVYKDMVTKSHQEIAVQQIMSHLDSIRKDMVILEKSEFANLRSENMKMKRELEQLQNRLKEESEKVRAETKLDINLERSRISDMFTDQEKKLMEATSEFYHKKADLENDNMEINKKIDLQVASLKTVLESLKLETIRYLAGRRGNAVVRFWFWRNGAVP, from the exons ATGAACGCGGTGTTGCTACGGTTTGTTGCGCCGAGGGTGGGCGCGTGGAGAG GTTTCCATGTGGGAACTCCATCAGTGACTTTTGACCTGAGAAAGGTTGAACTGACACCTCTGGAGCAGAGAAAACTGACCTTTGACTCCCACGCCATGGTGTTGGAGCTGGAGAAAAGCG GTTTGGAGAAGCGTCAGGCTGAGCTGATTGTTTCAGCTCTCGTCACGCTGACCACAGCCAACATGGACATAGTCTATAAGGACATGGTGACCAAATCCCACCAG GAGATTGCGGTGCAGCAGATCATGTCTCACCTGGACTCCATCAGGAAGGACATGGTGATCCTGGAGAAGAGCGAGTTCGCCAACCTACGGTCTGAGAACATG aAAATGAAGCGAGAGTtggagcagctgcagaacaGACTGAAG GAGGAGAGCGAGAAGGTCCGAGCAGAAACCAAACTGGACATCAACCTGGAGAGGAGCAGGATCTCTGACATG TTCACTGATCAGGAGAAGAAGCTGATGGAAGCCACGTCAGAGTTTTATCACAAG AAAGCCGACCTGGAAAACGACAACATGGAGATCAACAAGAAGATCGACCTGCAGGTGGCTTCACTCAAAACGGTGCTGGAGTCCCTGAAGCTGGAAACGATCCGATACCTGGCAGGTAGGCGTGGCAATGCTGTCGTccggttctggttctggagaaACGGTGCTGTCCCTTAA
- the alg8 gene encoding probable dolichyl pyrophosphate Glc1Man9GlcNAc2 alpha-1,3-glucosyltransferase isoform X1 produces the protein MAALADSWSWFVALAVGVSLLKCLFINAYHSTDFEVHRNWLAITHSLPVSRWYHENTSEWTLDYPPLFAWFEFGLSQAAQHFDRNLLQVENLNYNSPSAVLFQRLSVVFTDLVFIYAVRECCRCVQGLKGSQDVLNRPSFILAVLLLWNFGLLIVDHVHFQYNGFLFGFLLLSVAKHLQSQHLQGALLFAILLNLKHIYLYVAPAFGIFLLRSFCFTQDHRDSSIRWSSFRPLRLLALSSIVISVFAVSFGPFVVMGQLSQVLSRLFPFKRGLCHAYWAPNIWALYNTVDKVLAVLGVRLKLLDEAELPRASMTGGLVQEFQHSVLPSISPSITLVCTLLSVLPAVVSIWRRPRSNRAFLRCLLLCALGSFMFGWHVHEKAILIAILPLSILAVESREDAGIFLVLTTTGHYSLFPLLYTPAELPIKVCLMLMFTIFSFTALRKLHRAQGSLLHPLEVVYLLGLVAVAIACEFIFPLSPWQQKLPFLPLLVTSVYCAAGVSYSFLRLYVTLLRSDEKPKQL, from the exons ATGGCGGCGTTGGCGGACAGTTGGAGCTGGTTTGTGGCTTTAGCTGTTGGGGTTTCTCTTCTCAAATGCCTCTTCATCAACGCTTA TCATTCCACAGACTTTGAGGTCCACAGGAACTGGTTGGCCATCACACACAGCCTGCCGGTGTCCAGGTGGTATCATGAG AACACCTCTGAGTGGACTCTGGACTACCCGCCGCTGTTTGCCTGGTTCGAGTTCGGTCTGTCACAGGCGGCGCAGCACTTCGATAGAAACCTGCTGCAGGTGGAGAATCTGAACTACAACAGCCCATCCGCGGTGCTGTTCCAGAGACTTTCGGTTGTCTTCACCGACCTGGTTTTTATCTACGCCGTCAGAGA GTGCTGCAGGTGCGTTCAGGGCCTGAAGGGTTCTCAGGATGTTCTGAACCGGCCGTCCTTCATCCTGGCCGTGCTGCTCCTGTGGAACTTCGGCCTCCTCATCGTGGACC ATGTTCATTTCCAGTATAACGGCTTCCTGTTCGGGTTCCTGCTGCTGTCAGTGGCCAAACACCTGCAG TCTCAGCACCTGCAGGGGGCGCTGCTGTTTGCCATTCTGCTCAACCTGAAGCACATATACCTGTACGTTGCTCCTGCTTTCGGGATCTTTCTGCTGAGGAGTTTCTGCTTCACTCAGGACCACAGAG ACAGCTCCATCAGGTGGAGCAGCTTTCGCCCGCTGCGTCTGCTGGCTCTGAGTAGCATCGTCATCTCGGTCTTCGCCGTGTCTTTCGGACCTTTCGTTGTCATG GGCCAACTCTCTCAGGTGTTGTCGCGGCTCTTCCCCTTTAAACGGGGCCTCTGCCATGCCTACTGGGCCCCGAACATCTGGGCCCTCTACAACACTGTGGATAAAGTTCTGGCAGTGCTCG GCGTCCGTCTGAAGCTGCTGGACGAGGCGGAGCTTCCTCGAGCCTCCATGACAGGCGGGTTGGTCCAGGAGTTTCAGCACTCGGTCCTCCCGTCCATCTCTCCCTCTATCACTCTTGTCTGCACTCTTCTGTCTGTTCTG CCGGCGGTTGTCTCCATCTGGCGGCGTCCCCGCAGCAACCGGGCTTTCCTGCGCTGCCTGCTGCTCTGCGCTCTGGGCTCCTTCATGTTCGGCTGGCACGTTCATGAGAAGGCCATCCTTATCGCCATCCTTCCGCTCAG CATCTTGGCGGTGGAGAGCAGAGAGGATGCTGGGATCTTTCTGGTCCTGACCACCACGGGACATTACTCCCTGTTCCCGCTGCTCTACACCCCCGCAG agCTGCCGATCAAAGTGTGTCTGATGCTGATGTTCACCATATTCTCCTTCACTGCCCTCAGGAAGCTGCACAG GGCCCAGGGTTCTCTGCTCCATCCTCTGGAGGTCGTTTACCTGCTGGGGCTGGTTGCTGTGGCGATCGCATGTGAGTTCATCTTCCCTTTGTCACCTTGGCAACAGAAGCTGCCATTCCTCCCCCTGCTGGTGACCTCAGTGTACTGCGCAGCAGGAGTCAGCTACTCCTTCCTGCGTCTGTATGTCACCCTGCTGCGCTCGGACGAGAAACCCAAACAGCTGTGA